One Gimesia aquarii DNA segment encodes these proteins:
- a CDS encoding YihY/virulence factor BrkB family protein produces the protein MTEQKQIQLGKIGFRAMWKFGGLTPWNLIRQAVRGYNKHRLSAQSAQFAYYAMFTLVPLLIVIIACTAQLPIRGVIVSMENAINQGLPTTVSQMLFAQIEDIQKNSTYSLIMAGLALLSLGGTRLFFTMGTGLDAIFEVDQRRTFWKAGGLSLLLTFGVLLLFLISVILLVLGPELAQIVLKYFYTPWLHLLLSAGVRWSIACGFMLISTSVIYWVVPSVKLPWKIITPGSLFVVISWVIMLQGFRMYVENFAHYNETYGTLGGFIVLLAWLYLTGAILMMGGEINGVIYRSAKQRAENKA, from the coding sequence ATGACAGAGCAGAAACAAATTCAACTCGGAAAAATTGGATTTCGAGCAATGTGGAAGTTTGGAGGACTCACTCCCTGGAATTTAATCAGGCAGGCTGTGAGGGGATATAACAAACATCGACTCAGCGCACAAAGTGCTCAGTTTGCATATTATGCGATGTTTACACTTGTTCCATTACTGATTGTCATTATTGCGTGTACGGCGCAATTACCGATCAGAGGCGTCATCGTCAGTATGGAAAATGCAATCAATCAAGGACTTCCCACTACTGTTTCTCAAATGCTATTTGCTCAAATAGAGGATATTCAAAAGAATTCCACTTATAGTCTCATCATGGCTGGCTTAGCTTTGCTCAGCTTGGGAGGAACACGCTTGTTTTTCACCATGGGAACAGGTTTGGATGCGATTTTCGAAGTCGATCAGAGGCGAACCTTCTGGAAAGCAGGTGGTCTCTCACTGCTATTGACATTTGGAGTCCTATTGTTGTTTTTAATTTCCGTAATTCTTTTAGTACTTGGCCCCGAACTAGCACAAATCGTACTGAAATATTTTTATACCCCCTGGTTACACCTGCTACTTTCTGCAGGCGTCCGCTGGTCGATTGCCTGTGGATTTATGTTGATTTCAACATCCGTGATCTATTGGGTTGTTCCGAGTGTGAAACTTCCCTGGAAAATCATCACCCCCGGTAGCCTGTTTGTCGTCATTAGTTGGGTAATTATGTTACAGGGGTTTCGTATGTATGTTGAAAACTTTGCTCATTACAACGAAACTTACGGTACTTTAGGAGGCTTCATCGTACTTCTTGCCTGGTTATATTTGACAGGTGCAATTCTCATGATGGGTGGAGAAATCAATGGAGTTATCTACCGCTCAGCTAAACAAAGGGCAGAAAACAAAGCATAA
- a CDS encoding right-handed parallel beta-helix repeat-containing protein, producing MYQNGYFNREDAPILSFLVLKYLVYISCISLCFSAANVESAIYRVGFDQKYKQVEKVPWESLVAGDEVHIHWRPQPYHSKWVICRRGTKDKPIIIKGIPSDKGELPVIDGRRAMTRPELRYWGEQRGIIKIGGARDPADTMPAYIVIENLDIRSARPAFFYFSSDGLQKYFQNAAAIFIEKGEHITIRNCYLHDCGNGLFVAYESKDLLIENCSIYHNGISDSYYEHNVYTEAAGITFQGNYLGPLRKECLGNNLKDRSAGLVVRYNWIEGGNRALDLVDSEGGDTIRYDPRYRTTYVYGNVLVKQKDSPNSQVIHYGGDSGDESAYRKGTLFLYNNTIVSRRASTTLVRLSTNAEHLDCRNNILYTSHAGKSFAILDEEGTANLSHNWLKKGWKNAHSRSFGKVSSEDDIYSGDDPGFQNAEKNLFFLTPHSACLSKAVALPGPVLKNFPVNKQFQGPRGTTARPADSLKDLGALGRQTKKK from the coding sequence GTGTATCAAAATGGTTACTTTAATCGAGAAGATGCCCCAATTCTCAGTTTCCTGGTTTTGAAATACCTTGTATATATCTCTTGTATTTCTCTGTGCTTCTCAGCAGCAAATGTCGAGTCTGCGATTTATCGAGTGGGCTTTGATCAAAAATATAAACAGGTGGAAAAAGTTCCCTGGGAAAGTTTGGTGGCCGGGGACGAAGTGCATATTCATTGGCGGCCGCAGCCTTATCATTCGAAGTGGGTAATCTGCCGGCGGGGAACAAAAGATAAACCGATTATCATAAAGGGAATTCCTTCTGATAAAGGGGAATTACCTGTAATCGATGGACGTCGGGCGATGACCCGTCCCGAGTTGCGATACTGGGGAGAACAGCGAGGGATCATCAAGATTGGTGGTGCCCGCGATCCAGCTGATACCATGCCTGCTTATATCGTAATTGAGAATCTGGATATTCGTAGTGCGCGGCCGGCTTTTTTTTACTTTAGCTCAGATGGTTTACAGAAGTACTTTCAAAATGCGGCTGCTATTTTTATTGAAAAAGGCGAACATATTACGATTCGAAATTGTTATTTGCACGATTGCGGAAATGGCCTGTTTGTTGCATATGAATCAAAAGATTTATTAATTGAGAACTGTTCTATTTATCACAACGGTATCTCAGACAGTTATTATGAGCACAATGTCTACACGGAGGCGGCCGGAATCACATTTCAGGGAAACTACCTGGGTCCATTACGAAAAGAATGTTTGGGAAATAATCTCAAAGACCGCTCTGCCGGTTTAGTTGTACGATACAACTGGATTGAAGGTGGAAATCGTGCGTTGGATCTTGTCGATTCTGAAGGCGGCGATACGATTCGCTATGATCCTCGGTACCGCACGACTTATGTTTACGGTAACGTGCTCGTCAAGCAGAAAGACTCCCCCAATAGCCAGGTAATTCACTATGGTGGTGACAGTGGTGATGAAAGCGCTTATCGCAAAGGGACCCTCTTTTTATATAACAATACGATAGTTTCAAGGAGGGCGTCCACAACATTGGTGAGGTTATCTACCAACGCAGAGCATCTGGATTGTCGTAACAACATCTTATATACATCACACGCAGGAAAAAGCTTTGCAATTCTAGATGAAGAGGGGACAGCTAATCTCAGTCATAACTGGTTAAAAAAAGGTTGGAAGAACGCTCACTCCCGAAGTTTTGGGAAAGTAAGTTCGGAAGATGATATCTATTCCGGTGACGATCCCGGATTTCAGAACGCAGAAAAGAATCTATTTTTTCTCACTCCTCATTCTGCTTGTCTGAGCAAGGCAGTGGCTCTACCAGGACCTGTGCTGAAAAACTTTCCGGTAAACAAGCAGTTTCAAGGACCACGGGGTACAACTGCACGCCCCGCAGATTCCTTAAAAGATCTCGGGGCTTTGGGCAGACAAACAAAGAAAAAATAA
- a CDS encoding leucyl aminopeptidase produces the protein MAIQLTNESISSVSADWLVIGLLESEPLPDTVARLDETLGGLITRLRESEDFTGKLASTSSLLGLTEIKTQRIMLVGLGSATELSAAAFEKAMLTTARAISNKENTRIAVLLPEVENTSITPKHSAELISSSMVVGAVGQELYRKEAARFPFQDILLIGTESIDQTAYQKAIELGTVLGESINLAREMVNRHAGDIFPISFADRTKEIAYAYGLESEILDENQLKQEKMGSMLAVAQGSDQPPRLAILKHQGAEPSAPTLALVGKGVTFDSGGLSLKPSDGMKTMKCDMGGAAAVLGAMAAIARLNLPINVVGYMGLVENMVNGSSYKLGDVLTARNGKTIEVLNTDAEGRLVLADVLTFAVDRGATKVIDLATLTGACVVALGEEVTGLFSNDEDWSKTVQNAAKTTGEDVWEMPMLPQFAEQLKSDVADLKNVGTRWGGAITAAKFLENFVNETPWVHLDIAGPAFASTNLPHREGGGTGCMVKTLVEVANQFKPSN, from the coding sequence ATGGCTATACAATTGACGAATGAATCGATTTCATCTGTTTCTGCTGACTGGTTAGTCATTGGACTTTTAGAATCTGAGCCTTTACCTGATACGGTTGCTCGATTGGATGAAACGCTAGGTGGATTGATCACACGATTACGAGAAAGCGAAGACTTCACAGGCAAACTGGCGTCAACCTCTAGTTTGCTCGGCTTAACAGAGATCAAAACGCAGCGAATCATGTTAGTCGGCCTTGGCTCTGCGACAGAGCTTTCCGCAGCTGCATTCGAAAAAGCAATGTTAACAACCGCCCGCGCGATCTCCAACAAAGAGAATACCCGTATAGCCGTTCTTCTTCCTGAGGTAGAAAATACTTCGATCACACCAAAACATTCAGCAGAATTGATTAGCTCCTCTATGGTCGTGGGCGCGGTCGGACAAGAACTGTATCGTAAGGAAGCAGCCCGGTTTCCGTTCCAAGATATTTTGCTTATAGGTACTGAATCTATAGATCAGACTGCTTACCAAAAAGCTATTGAACTGGGAACTGTTTTAGGTGAATCGATCAATCTGGCACGAGAAATGGTGAATCGACACGCCGGAGACATTTTTCCGATCAGTTTCGCAGACCGCACAAAAGAAATCGCATATGCATACGGATTAGAGTCTGAAATTCTGGATGAGAATCAACTTAAACAAGAAAAAATGGGCTCTATGCTCGCTGTTGCACAAGGCAGTGATCAGCCTCCGCGCCTGGCAATTCTCAAACATCAAGGTGCCGAGCCCTCTGCCCCCACTCTGGCACTGGTTGGAAAAGGAGTCACCTTTGATAGTGGAGGGCTCTCTCTCAAACCCAGTGATGGGATGAAAACCATGAAATGTGACATGGGTGGTGCTGCAGCTGTACTAGGTGCGATGGCCGCCATCGCGCGACTAAATTTGCCCATAAATGTTGTTGGCTACATGGGATTAGTCGAAAACATGGTGAATGGCTCGTCTTATAAACTGGGAGACGTACTGACTGCGCGCAACGGAAAAACAATCGAAGTACTCAATACGGATGCCGAGGGGCGACTCGTGCTGGCAGATGTTCTCACTTTCGCCGTTGATCGAGGAGCAACAAAAGTAATCGATCTTGCGACGTTAACAGGTGCCTGTGTGGTTGCGTTAGGGGAAGAAGTGACTGGTCTCTTTTCTAACGACGAAGACTGGTCCAAAACGGTTCAAAATGCTGCCAAAACCACTGGAGAGGATGTCTGGGAAATGCCTATGCTTCCTCAGTTTGCTGAGCAATTGAAGAGTGATGTTGCAGATTTGAAGAATGTTGGAACTCGCTGGGGTGGAGCGATTACGGCTGCCAAGTTTCTGGAAAATTTCGTTAATGAAACACCCTGGGTTCATCTTGATATCGCAGGCCCCGCATTTGCTTCCACGAATCTGCCGCACCGTGAAGGTGGTGGGACTGGTTGTATGGTCAAAACTCTAGTCGAAGTTGCGAATCAATTCAAACCTAGTAATTGA
- a CDS encoding nitrilase family protein, with protein sequence MRDIRIAAAQFENRNGDKAYNLQRIRELSKQAVEQGAEIVSFHECCIPAYTFVQSFSKEELADLSEPVPNGPSTQELMKISQEVGVPILAGLLELDQGEIYNTYICVDGTELVARYRKLHAFVNAHVASGNEYVVFDVRDCRCGILICYDNNIIENVRMTTMLGADIIFMPHVTCCLPSVMPGRGLVDPELWHNRDRDPVRLRQEFEGPKGKGWLMRWLPARAYDNGIYAIFTNPVGMDDDEVKPGLSMILDPYGEIIAECTKLGDDVVVALCTAEKIPPSSGRRYIRARRPDLYGKLVEAPKEPPVTQPGWELKPSG encoded by the coding sequence ATGAGAGATATCAGAATTGCTGCTGCTCAGTTTGAAAATCGTAATGGTGATAAAGCATATAATTTACAACGAATTCGTGAACTCTCAAAACAGGCTGTGGAACAGGGAGCAGAAATTGTTAGCTTTCATGAGTGCTGCATTCCTGCTTACACGTTTGTGCAATCATTTTCAAAAGAAGAGTTAGCTGATCTGTCCGAACCTGTTCCCAACGGTCCAAGTACTCAGGAATTAATGAAAATCTCACAAGAAGTGGGCGTTCCTATTTTGGCGGGACTTTTAGAATTGGATCAGGGAGAAATTTACAATACCTATATTTGCGTCGATGGGACAGAACTGGTCGCTCGATATCGAAAGCTACATGCATTTGTAAATGCTCATGTGGCTTCTGGCAATGAATATGTTGTATTTGATGTGCGCGATTGTCGCTGTGGTATCCTGATATGTTATGATAATAATATCATCGAGAATGTCCGTATGACGACGATGCTGGGCGCTGACATTATTTTTATGCCACATGTTACTTGTTGTCTGCCTTCAGTCATGCCCGGTCGTGGTCTGGTTGATCCGGAACTATGGCATAACCGTGATCGAGACCCAGTTCGACTGCGACAGGAATTCGAAGGGCCCAAGGGGAAAGGTTGGTTGATGCGCTGGCTACCGGCGCGTGCCTATGATAACGGCATCTATGCAATTTTCACGAATCCGGTTGGAATGGATGATGATGAAGTGAAACCAGGGCTTTCGATGATTTTGGATCCGTATGGTGAGATTATCGCTGAGTGTACCAAGTTGGGTGATGATGTCGTTGTCGCTTTATGCACGGCAGAAAAAATACCCCCATCAAGTGGACGCCGCTATATTCGAGCGCGGCGTCCCGATTTGTATGGGAAGCTTGTCGAAGCTCCTAAAGAACCTCCGGTGACTCAACCTGGATGGGAATTAAAACCATCGGGTTAA
- the queC gene encoding 7-cyano-7-deazaguanine synthase QueC: MTTSSRKAVILVSGGLDSATVLAIAANAGFELYALSFDYGQRHRHELEAAKKVCRSFDVKQFVIFPLDLRVFGGSALTADIDVPKDRSEHDLETGIPITYVPARNTVFLSLALAWAETLNAFDLFIGVNAVDYSGYPDCRPEFIQAFQKTATLATKSGVEGDGRWNVHTPLISLTKAEIIKKGMELGVDYGLTHSCYDPLPDGMPCGHCDSCQLRAKGFQEAGFSDPALKSN; the protein is encoded by the coding sequence ATGACAACCAGTTCTCGCAAAGCCGTCATTCTTGTCAGTGGCGGACTCGATTCTGCAACCGTATTGGCCATCGCCGCAAATGCTGGATTTGAACTATACGCGCTCTCATTCGACTATGGTCAGCGACATCGACATGAACTCGAAGCCGCGAAAAAAGTCTGTCGATCGTTTGATGTGAAACAGTTTGTGATCTTTCCACTCGATCTGCGCGTTTTTGGTGGATCGGCACTCACAGCTGATATCGATGTTCCCAAAGACCGTTCTGAACACGATTTAGAAACCGGCATTCCCATTACTTATGTACCTGCGCGAAATACTGTGTTTCTTTCGCTGGCATTAGCCTGGGCAGAAACTTTGAATGCCTTTGATTTATTTATCGGTGTGAATGCGGTTGATTATAGTGGCTATCCTGATTGTCGTCCCGAATTCATCCAGGCTTTTCAGAAAACCGCGACCTTAGCGACAAAATCTGGCGTAGAAGGCGATGGTAGATGGAACGTGCATACTCCACTCATCTCTCTAACAAAGGCTGAGATTATCAAAAAAGGAATGGAACTGGGTGTCGACTATGGCTTAACACACAGCTGCTACGATCCATTACCTGATGGCATGCCCTGTGGGCATTGTGACTCGTGTCAGTTACGCGCCAAAGGTTTTCAGGAGGCAGGCTTCAGTGATCCCGCTCTCAAATCGAATTAA
- a CDS encoding DUF1501 domain-containing protein, whose translation MADAFYNGMCAPHLLNRRQAMQIGVGLFGLNLPQLLQAATSSTKSDISCIFIFLAGGPSHFETFDPKPDAPLEIRGPWKPTSTNVPGTFISEKLPLMATRMDKVAIIRSWQGKSGSHLTGSQHVASGFAPVGKQYFPNFGCLISALQGSRVKGVPPHLGLPVAARYTNPPGYLGAAYSAFDLKGDPQKPEMELGGLNLSRIRFEDRLSMLAQLENLSQLQSVKNSQLESVDNFTEEAIAMLTSGAMQKAVNLDEESPQTRESYGDNIYGRRVLLARRLIEAGARFVTINQAVQGGLFGNAKTNGTWDNHGWLFDSMMSFSNRPTGMPSNKRWHSYSGPGNLPQLDMSLSTLLDDLDQRGLLETTLVVAMGEFGRTPKINATSGRDHYPNAGSVLMAGGPVQRGVVIGATDRTGSLPSTRPYRPEDFATSIYHAMGIDSHQTYFPRLPRPTPIAAGEIIDGLF comes from the coding sequence ATGGCTGATGCGTTTTACAACGGGATGTGCGCCCCTCACTTATTAAATCGACGACAGGCGATGCAGATTGGTGTCGGGCTGTTCGGATTGAATTTACCACAGTTACTTCAGGCTGCTACGAGTTCAACTAAGTCAGACATTTCCTGTATTTTTATTTTCCTGGCCGGTGGTCCGAGTCATTTTGAAACATTTGACCCCAAACCAGATGCTCCATTAGAGATTCGTGGTCCCTGGAAACCAACCAGCACGAATGTGCCAGGAACATTCATCAGTGAAAAACTTCCTCTCATGGCAACTCGGATGGACAAGGTAGCCATCATTCGGTCCTGGCAGGGCAAAAGCGGATCACACCTCACCGGCTCACAACATGTTGCCAGTGGATTTGCCCCTGTTGGAAAACAGTATTTTCCCAATTTTGGTTGCCTCATTTCCGCATTACAGGGTAGCCGAGTTAAAGGTGTCCCTCCACACCTTGGTTTGCCTGTGGCAGCGCGGTATACCAATCCACCTGGATATTTAGGCGCTGCCTACTCTGCCTTCGATCTCAAAGGTGATCCCCAAAAACCGGAAATGGAACTGGGAGGACTAAATCTTTCCAGAATTCGTTTTGAAGATCGACTTTCGATGTTGGCACAATTGGAAAATCTCAGTCAATTGCAATCGGTGAAAAATTCGCAACTGGAATCAGTTGATAACTTTACAGAAGAAGCAATTGCGATGCTAACAAGCGGAGCGATGCAAAAAGCAGTCAATCTAGATGAAGAATCTCCTCAAACACGTGAAAGCTATGGCGATAATATTTATGGTCGCCGCGTGTTACTCGCACGCAGATTGATTGAAGCAGGTGCTCGATTTGTCACTATCAATCAGGCAGTCCAAGGTGGATTATTTGGTAACGCCAAAACAAATGGCACTTGGGATAATCATGGTTGGCTCTTTGATTCCATGATGTCGTTTTCTAATCGTCCCACCGGTATGCCTAGCAATAAACGCTGGCACAGCTATTCGGGTCCAGGTAACTTGCCACAGTTAGATATGTCGCTTTCTACTTTACTGGATGATCTTGATCAGCGTGGATTACTGGAGACAACTTTAGTAGTGGCGATGGGTGAATTCGGCCGTACTCCTAAAATTAATGCCACATCGGGCCGTGACCATTATCCTAATGCTGGTAGCGTATTAATGGCGGGTGGACCGGTCCAACGCGGTGTTGTGATTGGAGCCACTGATCGAACAGGAAGCTTGCCCAGTACGCGACCATACCGTCCAGAAGACTTTGCCACTTCAATCTATCACGCGATGGGGATTGATTCACATCAAACCTACTTCCCTCGACTTCCACGGCCGACACCCATTGCTGCAGGTGAAATCATCGATGGCCTCTTTTAA
- the argH gene encoding argininosuccinate lyase: MAAKAWGGRFQQQTDARVEAFTESISFDSRLAPVDIKGSQAHAQMLAKVGLISDEECQQILEVLTQIGVEIEQGQFEFRFDLEDIHMHIESALIERVGDIGRKLHTARSRNDQVSTDLKLYTREAIHRIDSLLKDLQVAFVERFERDQDLVLPGFTHLQRAQPVKAAHYWFAYCEKFDRDRQRLQDCLKRVNVSPLGGAALAGTSLPIDRQYTAQLLEFTDVARNSLDISSDRDYLAEFCFCMALVATHLSNWAEEWIAWFSTEFGFIKLPDAFTTGSSIMPQKRNPDVLELIRGKSARPIADVQQILVLLKGLPMAYNRDMQEDKLALFDSYDTVAACLELAAAMVEGAELQQETIAAKLEDGFLDATALMEYLIKKGTPMRTGHGIVGKLVALCESRQSRLVDLSLEELQQACPQIEDDIYQILGARNAMAALCSFGSGGEEPVNEQWQYWKEKLGI, encoded by the coding sequence GTGGCCGCAAAAGCCTGGGGAGGACGATTTCAACAGCAGACTGATGCACGCGTTGAAGCATTTACAGAATCAATTAGCTTTGACAGCCGACTGGCACCTGTCGACATTAAAGGGTCGCAGGCGCACGCACAAATGCTTGCCAAGGTTGGATTAATTTCCGACGAGGAATGCCAACAGATTTTAGAGGTTCTGACGCAAATCGGAGTTGAGATTGAGCAAGGTCAATTTGAGTTTCGATTTGATCTCGAAGATATTCACATGCATATCGAAAGTGCTTTAATTGAGCGTGTCGGTGATATCGGTCGTAAGTTGCATACAGCACGCAGCCGTAACGATCAAGTATCGACAGACCTGAAGCTTTACACGCGAGAAGCCATTCATCGAATCGATTCACTTCTCAAAGACTTGCAGGTTGCTTTTGTTGAACGTTTTGAACGAGACCAGGATTTAGTGCTTCCCGGCTTTACGCACTTGCAGCGCGCACAACCTGTGAAGGCCGCCCATTACTGGTTCGCATATTGCGAAAAGTTTGATCGGGATCGCCAACGTCTGCAGGATTGTTTGAAACGAGTGAATGTTTCTCCTTTAGGGGGGGCCGCGCTTGCCGGAACATCACTCCCCATCGATCGACAATATACAGCTCAATTATTGGAATTCACAGATGTTGCCCGGAATAGTTTAGATATTTCCAGTGATCGAGACTATCTGGCTGAGTTTTGTTTCTGTATGGCACTGGTTGCGACTCATCTCAGTAACTGGGCGGAAGAATGGATTGCCTGGTTTTCGACTGAATTTGGTTTTATCAAGCTTCCCGATGCATTTACCACTGGTTCATCTATCATGCCACAAAAACGAAATCCGGATGTACTGGAATTGATTCGGGGAAAGTCGGCTCGTCCGATTGCTGATGTCCAGCAGATCTTGGTTTTGTTAAAGGGGCTGCCGATGGCGTATAACCGAGATATGCAGGAAGACAAGCTGGCGCTGTTTGATTCATATGATACCGTTGCCGCGTGCTTGGAGTTAGCAGCTGCGATGGTCGAAGGAGCAGAGCTGCAACAGGAAACGATTGCTGCCAAGCTGGAAGATGGCTTCCTCGACGCAACCGCTTTAATGGAGTATTTGATTAAAAAAGGAACACCGATGAGAACTGGCCACGGAATTGTCGGGAAACTAGTCGCATTATGCGAATCGCGTCAATCTCGATTGGTTGATCTCTCTCTCGAAGAACTGCAACAAGCTTGTCCACAAATTGAGGATGATATATATCAAATTTTGGGGGCACGAAATGCGATGGCAGCACTTTGTAGCTTTGGTTCCGGGGGTGAGGAACCAGTGAATGAGCAATGGCAATACTGGAAAGAAAAACTCGGTATATAA
- the truA gene encoding tRNA pseudouridine(38-40) synthase TruA: MRNIKLTLAYDGSEFAGWQVQPNGLSVQACVETAIEKLTQQKSGVLVAGRTDAGVHALGQVANFQTESSIPCKNILSGLQRFLPDSICIRKVDEVDAEFHATYSAVQKRYRYVIHNTAIVYPFLRRYVCEFGRPLDSDGMHTAGQHLLGMHDFRCFESHFPNKATSVRTIKELTVQRTSVWPVWNEGRLQQTTDRNSAQGEFITIDIVADGFLYNMVRAIVGTLLEVGVGRWSPGDVQKILNSLDRSQAGATAPANGLYLVQVDYEG; encoded by the coding sequence ATGAGAAATATCAAATTAACGCTGGCCTATGATGGATCAGAGTTTGCCGGTTGGCAAGTTCAGCCCAATGGTCTCTCGGTTCAAGCCTGTGTGGAAACAGCAATTGAGAAGCTGACTCAGCAGAAAAGTGGAGTGCTGGTTGCGGGGCGAACGGATGCTGGCGTACATGCTTTAGGGCAGGTTGCTAACTTTCAAACAGAGTCTTCCATTCCATGTAAAAATATTCTATCAGGCTTGCAGCGTTTTTTGCCAGACAGTATCTGTATACGAAAAGTTGATGAAGTTGATGCCGAATTTCATGCGACTTATTCTGCGGTTCAAAAACGTTATCGATATGTGATCCATAATACGGCAATTGTTTATCCTTTTTTGAGACGATATGTTTGCGAATTTGGAAGACCGCTTGATTCAGATGGAATGCACACAGCAGGTCAGCATCTATTGGGAATGCATGATTTTCGTTGCTTCGAATCTCATTTTCCTAATAAAGCGACAAGTGTACGAACCATTAAAGAATTGACAGTTCAGAGGACATCTGTCTGGCCAGTTTGGAATGAAGGCAGGCTACAGCAGACTACTGATAGAAATTCTGCTCAGGGTGAATTTATCACAATCGATATTGTTGCAGATGGCTTTTTATACAATATGGTTCGTGCGATTGTCGGAACGTTATTAGAAGTGGGAGTCGGACGTTGGTCACCCGGTGATGTACAGAAAATTCTTAACTCTCTCGACCGTTCTCAGGCTGGAGCCACGGCACCTGCGAATGGTTTATATCTGGTTCAGGTTGACTATGAAGGATGA